One Sphingomonas sp. LHG3406-1 genomic window carries:
- the clpB gene encoding ATP-dependent chaperone ClpB, producing MDFEKFTDRSRGFVQAAQTIAIREHHQRIAPAHILKALLDDEQGMAAGLIQAAGGDAKAAKREVDALVAKIPAVTGSGATAAPALDGDTIRLLDQAEQVAQKAGDSFVTVERMLLACALAKGTGVGDALARAGVTAQGLNGAIEKLRQGRTADTQGAEDRYDALKKFARDLTAAAREGKLDPVIGRDEEIRRTIQVLARRTKNNPVLIGEPGVGKTAIAEGLALRIANGDVPDGIKDRRLLSLDMGSLIAGAKYRGEFEERLKGVLDEVKQAAGEIILFIDEMHTLVGAGKSEGSMDASNLLKPALARGELHCIGATTLDEYRKHVEKDPALQRRFQPVFVGEPTVEDTISILRGLKDKYALHHGINITDGALVAAATLSNRYITDRFLPDKAIDLMDEAASRLRMEVESKPEEIENLDRRIIQLKIEREALRKETDKGSKDRLVVLERELANLEQQSAELTTRWQGDKEKIAAESKLKEQLDALRLELEQAQRNGDLGRAGELQYGLIPELEKKLAEANDSQANAMLREEVTAEDIASVVSRWTGIPIERMMEGEREKLLAMESIIGKRVIGQAEAVKAVSTAVRRARAGLQDPNRPLGSFLFLGPTGVGKTELTKALAEFLFDDPSAMVRIDMSEFMEKHSVARLVGAPPGYVGYEEGGTLTEAVRRRPYQVVLFDEVEKAHADVFNILLQVLDDGRLTDGQGRTVDFTNTLIILTSNLGSQYLANLGEDEPADKVEAQVMDVVRGHFRPEFLNRLDDIILFHRLSASHMAPIVDIQVRRLGKLLEERGIVLDLSEAAKAWLGRVGYDPVYGARPLKRAVQRYLQDPLADAILAGRVRDGQKVRVDEGDGALVLTPKEEVAAAA from the coding sequence ATGGATTTCGAGAAATTCACCGATCGGTCGCGCGGGTTCGTCCAGGCGGCCCAGACCATTGCCATTCGCGAGCATCATCAACGGATCGCGCCGGCGCACATCCTCAAGGCGCTGCTCGATGACGAGCAGGGCATGGCCGCGGGGCTGATCCAGGCCGCCGGCGGCGATGCCAAGGCCGCCAAGCGTGAAGTGGACGCGCTGGTCGCGAAGATCCCGGCCGTGACAGGGTCGGGCGCCACGGCGGCACCCGCGCTCGATGGCGATACCATCCGGCTGCTCGACCAGGCCGAGCAGGTCGCTCAGAAGGCGGGTGACAGCTTCGTCACGGTCGAGCGGATGCTGCTCGCCTGCGCGCTCGCCAAGGGCACGGGCGTGGGTGATGCACTGGCCCGTGCGGGCGTGACGGCACAGGGTCTGAACGGCGCCATCGAGAAGCTGCGCCAGGGCCGCACTGCCGACACGCAGGGCGCCGAGGACCGCTATGATGCGCTGAAGAAGTTCGCGCGCGACCTCACCGCCGCCGCACGCGAGGGCAAGCTCGATCCGGTCATCGGCCGCGACGAGGAGATCCGCCGCACCATCCAGGTGCTGGCGCGCCGAACCAAGAACAATCCGGTGCTGATCGGCGAGCCGGGCGTCGGCAAGACCGCCATCGCCGAAGGGCTGGCGCTGCGCATCGCAAATGGCGACGTGCCCGACGGGATCAAGGACCGGCGGCTCCTCAGCCTCGACATGGGCTCGCTGATCGCGGGCGCGAAATATCGCGGCGAGTTCGAGGAGCGGCTGAAGGGCGTGCTCGACGAGGTCAAGCAGGCCGCGGGCGAGATCATCCTGTTCATCGACGAGATGCACACTTTGGTGGGTGCGGGGAAGAGCGAGGGGTCGATGGACGCCTCGAACCTGCTGAAGCCCGCGCTGGCACGCGGCGAATTGCACTGCATCGGCGCGACCACGCTCGATGAATATCGCAAGCATGTCGAGAAGGATCCGGCGCTGCAGCGGCGCTTCCAGCCGGTGTTCGTGGGCGAGCCGACGGTCGAGGACACCATCTCGATCCTGCGCGGGCTGAAGGACAAATATGCCCTGCATCACGGGATCAACATCACCGACGGCGCGCTGGTCGCCGCGGCGACGCTGAGCAACCGCTACATCACCGACCGCTTCCTGCCGGACAAGGCGATCGACCTGATGGACGAAGCGGCGTCGCGGCTGCGGATGGAGGTGGAGAGCAAGCCCGAGGAGATCGAGAATCTCGACCGCCGCATCATCCAGCTGAAGATCGAGCGGGAGGCGCTGAGGAAGGAGACCGACAAGGGCTCCAAGGACCGGCTGGTCGTGCTCGAGAGGGAGCTTGCCAACCTCGAGCAGCAGTCGGCCGAGCTGACCACGCGCTGGCAGGGCGACAAGGAGAAGATCGCCGCCGAGAGCAAGCTCAAGGAGCAGCTCGACGCGCTCCGGCTGGAGCTGGAGCAGGCGCAGCGGAACGGCGATCTCGGCCGCGCGGGCGAGCTTCAGTACGGGCTGATCCCCGAGCTGGAGAAGAAGCTGGCGGAGGCCAACGACAGCCAGGCCAATGCCATGCTGCGCGAGGAAGTGACCGCGGAGGACATTGCGTCGGTCGTCAGCCGCTGGACGGGTATTCCGATCGAGCGGATGATGGAAGGCGAGCGCGAGAAACTGCTCGCGATGGAGAGCATCATCGGCAAGCGCGTGATCGGGCAGGCGGAAGCGGTGAAGGCCGTCTCTACCGCCGTGCGCCGGGCGCGGGCCGGCCTGCAGGACCCGAACCGGCCGCTGGGCTCGTTCCTGTTCCTCGGGCCGACGGGCGTCGGCAAGACCGAGCTGACCAAGGCGCTGGCCGAATTCCTGTTCGACGATCCGAGCGCGATGGTGCGGATCGACATGAGCGAATTCATGGAGAAGCACAGCGTCGCGCGGCTGGTCGGCGCGCCGCCCGGCTATGTCGGCTATGAGGAAGGCGGCACGCTGACCGAGGCGGTTCGGCGCCGGCCCTATCAGGTCGTGCTGTTCGACGAGGTCGAGAAGGCCCATGCCGACGTGTTCAACATCCTGCTGCAGGTGCTGGACGACGGGCGGCTGACGGATGGTCAGGGGCGGACGGTGGACTTCACCAACACGCTGATCATCCTGACCTCGAACCTCGGCAGCCAGTATCTCGCGAACCTTGGCGAGGACGAGCCGGCGGACAAGGTCGAGGCGCAGGTGATGGACGTGGTGCGCGGCCATTTCCGGCCCGAGTTCCTCAACCGGCTGGACGACATCATCCTGTTCCACCGGTTGAGCGCCAGCCACATGGCGCCGATCGTCGACATCCAGGTGCGCAGGCTCGGCAAGCTGCTGGAGGAGCGCGGGATCGTGCTCGACCTCAGCGAGGCGGCCAAGGCGTGGCTGGGGCGGGTCGGCTATGACCCGGTCTACGGCGCGCGGCCCTTGAAGAGGGCCGTGCAGCGCTACCTGCAGGACCCGCTGGCGGACGCTATCCTGGCGGGCAGGGTGCGCGACGGGCAGAAGGTGCGGGTGGACGAGGGCGACGGCGCGCTCGTCCTGACGCCGAAGGAAGAGGTGGCGGCGGCGGCCTGA
- a CDS encoding TonB-dependent receptor: protein MKSYLRASAALRAVAIFGAGVPAFLIASPALAQDATNSPGAQSSTPQAQAEDEAQADAPVPNTNTGSTEQEVVVTGTLFRGTTSRTVSPITVVTADTIDKRGQNTVQDAIQSLTSNNGPALTNSFSANGAFAAGASAVSLRGLSTNSTLVLFDGQRAAYYPLADDGSRNFVDLNTIPDDIVDRVEVLRDGASSTYGADAIAGVVNIITKRQFRGLSARAEAGISEDGNAPNYRMSATVGFGDLATNGLNAYLSGFYFNQGKVMNRDLAYPFNTDDQSRICRNGVCGPNNIVNGRDPTTGLINGDGSFLVGGYQPYVRPYDPTNTTAAGRYQLLNPTAGCVYGTPSTATADDLAASATAPTTFCANDTTLLFGTAAPKITRFGGSGRVTARINDTTEGYFMVNFQQSESSYDGFPPVVRGTANAGILFRPFSTATGPAANLAPGSFVLSLPVYVCPTGVADPSGINTGCTATTPGATLNPNNPFAAQGQVARLIGRPFTDPTYNETRSTVYRAAAGVTTSFAGFDVRADLTAMRNDLRRTQTGYVFINNFLTAIAQGTVNLVNPELNSQAVNDFVRPDNITNAKSDLLAAQVSFGRSLFDLPGGPLQVGFGGQIRYESVDAPSGNPDYNGPTQRFFTLNAFGTKGNRTVKSVFGEINAPVFDMLDVNVSGRYDHYSSGQSAFSPKVGAKFEPFEQLALRATWSRGFRIPAFGEANALPTTGFVNTAQTNFTDSFLAQYGCSLATYSSCPAYIRTNSYGLTTLASPNLDPEKSRSITLGAILNPIRQLTFTVDYFDIKKTGSITSPSNAPALAAYYSCTAAQFNGGTCPIPAGYNVIPGAPDTNNPNALPVIGFIEAQLVNANEIRSRGLDFAALARFEIGGIRWTSSAEASRILELSTTFPDGSKERYEGTLGNYNLTAGSGTPKWRASWQNTLDFGAVAVTGTVNYISGYNLSAEDQGGERGDCGLGVDPSGNGYLPCDVKGYTTFDLNTQFRVDDRFTFYVNVLNAFDKLPPIDPATYGAHLFNPVTAGNNYLGRQWRAGVRVTL, encoded by the coding sequence ATGAAGTCCTATCTACGCGCATCCGCCGCTCTGCGTGCGGTCGCCATCTTCGGCGCAGGCGTTCCCGCCTTTCTGATCGCGTCGCCCGCCCTGGCGCAGGACGCCACCAATAGCCCGGGCGCACAGAGCTCCACCCCGCAGGCCCAGGCCGAGGACGAGGCTCAGGCCGACGCTCCGGTCCCCAACACCAATACCGGCAGCACCGAGCAGGAAGTTGTCGTCACCGGCACCCTCTTCCGTGGCACCACCTCGCGGACCGTTTCGCCGATCACCGTCGTGACCGCCGACACGATCGACAAGCGCGGCCAGAACACCGTCCAGGACGCGATCCAGTCGCTGACCTCGAACAACGGCCCGGCTCTCACCAACAGCTTCAGCGCCAACGGCGCGTTCGCGGCCGGCGCCTCGGCCGTGTCGCTGCGCGGCCTGTCGACCAACTCGACGCTGGTCCTGTTCGACGGCCAGCGCGCCGCTTACTACCCGCTCGCCGACGACGGTTCGCGTAACTTCGTCGACCTCAACACCATTCCGGACGACATCGTCGACCGCGTCGAAGTGCTGCGTGACGGCGCTTCGTCGACCTACGGCGCCGACGCGATCGCGGGCGTGGTGAACATCATCACCAAGCGCCAGTTCCGCGGTCTCAGTGCCCGCGCGGAAGCCGGCATCAGCGAAGACGGCAATGCGCCCAACTATCGCATGTCGGCCACCGTCGGCTTCGGCGATCTCGCCACCAACGGCCTCAACGCCTACCTGAGCGGCTTCTACTTCAACCAGGGCAAGGTCATGAACCGCGACCTGGCCTATCCGTTCAACACCGACGACCAGAGCCGTATCTGCCGCAACGGCGTTTGCGGTCCGAACAACATCGTCAACGGCCGTGACCCGACAACCGGGCTCATCAACGGCGACGGCAGTTTTCTCGTTGGCGGCTACCAGCCGTACGTTCGCCCCTATGATCCGACCAACACCACTGCCGCTGGCCGCTACCAGCTGCTGAATCCGACTGCCGGCTGCGTCTACGGCACGCCCAGCACCGCGACGGCGGACGATCTCGCCGCGTCGGCGACTGCGCCGACGACCTTCTGCGCCAACGACACCACCTTGCTGTTCGGAACGGCGGCGCCGAAGATCACCCGCTTCGGCGGTTCGGGCCGGGTCACCGCCCGCATCAACGACACCACTGAAGGCTACTTCATGGTGAACTTCCAGCAGAGCGAAAGCTCGTACGACGGCTTCCCGCCGGTCGTCCGCGGCACCGCCAACGCGGGCATTCTGTTCCGCCCGTTCTCGACTGCGACCGGTCCGGCCGCCAACCTGGCTCCGGGCTCCTTCGTCCTGTCCCTTCCGGTCTACGTCTGCCCGACCGGCGTCGCCGACCCGAGCGGTATCAACACCGGCTGCACCGCCACGACGCCGGGTGCCACGCTCAACCCGAACAATCCGTTCGCGGCGCAGGGCCAGGTTGCCCGTCTGATCGGCCGTCCGTTCACCGACCCGACGTACAACGAAACCCGCAGCACCGTTTACCGCGCGGCTGCCGGCGTCACCACGTCGTTCGCCGGCTTCGACGTCCGGGCCGACCTCACCGCGATGCGCAACGACCTTCGTCGTACGCAGACCGGCTACGTGTTCATCAACAACTTCCTGACGGCGATCGCCCAGGGAACGGTGAACCTCGTCAACCCGGAGCTGAACAGCCAAGCGGTCAACGACTTCGTCCGTCCTGACAACATCACCAATGCGAAGTCGGACCTCCTGGCGGCGCAGGTGTCGTTCGGTCGTTCGCTGTTCGATCTGCCGGGCGGTCCGCTCCAGGTCGGCTTCGGTGGTCAGATCCGCTACGAGTCGGTCGATGCTCCGTCGGGCAACCCCGACTACAATGGGCCGACCCAGCGCTTCTTCACCCTGAACGCCTTCGGCACCAAGGGTAACCGCACGGTCAAGTCGGTGTTCGGCGAAATCAATGCGCCGGTCTTCGACATGCTCGATGTGAACGTGTCGGGTCGTTACGATCACTACTCGTCGGGCCAGAGCGCCTTCTCGCCGAAGGTCGGTGCCAAGTTCGAGCCGTTCGAGCAGCTCGCGCTTCGTGCCACCTGGTCGCGTGGTTTCCGTATTCCAGCCTTCGGTGAGGCGAACGCCCTGCCGACGACCGGCTTCGTGAACACGGCGCAGACCAACTTCACCGACTCCTTCCTGGCGCAGTATGGCTGCTCGCTCGCGACCTACAGCAGCTGCCCGGCCTACATCCGCACCAACAGCTACGGCCTGACCACCCTGGCCTCGCCGAACCTGGATCCGGAGAAGTCGCGCAGCATCACGCTCGGTGCGATCCTCAACCCGATCCGTCAGCTGACCTTCACTGTCGATTACTTCGACATCAAGAAGACCGGCTCGATCACCTCGCCGTCGAACGCCCCGGCGCTTGCAGCTTACTATTCCTGCACCGCGGCCCAGTTCAACGGCGGCACCTGCCCGATCCCGGCTGGCTACAATGTCATCCCGGGCGCGCCGGATACGAACAACCCGAACGCCCTTCCGGTCATCGGCTTCATCGAGGCCCAGCTGGTCAACGCCAACGAGATCCGTTCGCGCGGTCTCGACTTCGCGGCGCTCGCGCGCTTCGAAATCGGTGGGATCCGCTGGACCTCGTCGGCCGAAGCCAGCCGTATCCTCGAGCTGAGCACGACCTTCCCGGACGGCAGCAAGGAGCGTTACGAGGGCACCCTCGGCAACTACAACCTGACTGCGGGTTCGGGCACGCCCAAGTGGCGCGCTTCGTGGCAGAACACCCTCGACTTCGGCGCGGTCGCTGTCACCGGCACGGTGAACTACATCAGCGGCTACAACCTGTCGGCCGAGGACCAGGGCGGCGAACGCGGTGACTGCGGTCTCGGCGTCGACCCGAGCGGCAACGGCTACCTGCCGTGCGACGTGAAGGGCTACACGACCTTCGACCTGAACACCCAGTTCCGCGTCGACGATCGCTTCACCTTCTACGTCAACGTGCTGAACGCGTTCGACAAGCTCCCGCCGATCGATCCGGCGACCTATGGTGCCCACCTGTTCAACCCGGTCACGGCCGGCAACAACTACCTGGGCCGCCAGTGGCGCGCCGGTGTCCGCGTCACCCTCTAA
- a CDS encoding putative 2OG-Fe(II) oxygenase codes for MTATALADRAYELLDAGREEEAIGPLLDALACDGEQAGLWQALGICLRAAERLDEAGAAFERASALAPGDRRILQGLAQCHYEAGMEAVPTFERALGMGGFDPAIGQALAAAIAAEQGPHAALERLEQLLVAQPDWLAGHWLASRLGAAAGRDDPVDRTIAAEIARRPNATHLWQHRLFTLMHSRQWDEALRVAREARHRFPNEAMFAWNEAGAATEAGEVEAAERLYQSLGGLPDVSNAIYRCRHWLRRRQPEHVAALHGQIPGPAGFEGLYPYFAIAWRMLDDVKADWLEPSALVAVHDLAGELPPLADLADHLRGLHNQVRQPLEQSVRGGTQTDGNLLLRAEPMVKALREVLARTIADHVASLPPSDAAHPQLRHRRDRPVRFSGSWSVRLQSGGHHDAHVHPEGWFSSALYVALPERMGGDDKAGWLALGAPQDSLGLDLSPVRMIEPKPGRLVLFPSTMWHGTVPFAAGERLTVAFDVKVPA; via the coding sequence ATGACCGCCACCGCGCTTGCCGACCGTGCCTATGAACTGCTGGACGCCGGGCGCGAGGAAGAAGCGATCGGGCCGCTCCTGGACGCGCTTGCCTGCGATGGCGAGCAGGCGGGCCTGTGGCAGGCGCTCGGCATCTGCCTGCGCGCCGCCGAGCGGCTCGACGAGGCAGGCGCCGCCTTCGAGCGGGCATCCGCTCTGGCGCCGGGCGACCGGCGGATTCTCCAAGGGCTCGCCCAATGCCATTACGAAGCGGGCATGGAGGCGGTGCCGACCTTCGAGCGCGCGCTGGGGATGGGCGGCTTCGATCCCGCCATCGGCCAGGCATTGGCTGCGGCGATTGCCGCCGAGCAGGGGCCGCATGCGGCGCTCGAGCGCCTTGAGCAACTGCTGGTCGCGCAGCCGGACTGGCTCGCCGGCCATTGGCTTGCCAGCCGGCTCGGCGCGGCAGCAGGGCGGGACGATCCGGTCGATCGCACCATCGCCGCCGAGATCGCGCGGCGCCCGAATGCAACGCACCTCTGGCAGCATCGGCTGTTCACCCTGATGCACAGCCGCCAGTGGGACGAGGCGCTGCGAGTGGCACGCGAGGCGCGGCACCGCTTCCCGAACGAAGCGATGTTTGCGTGGAACGAGGCTGGCGCCGCGACCGAGGCGGGCGAGGTGGAGGCGGCCGAACGGCTATACCAGTCACTTGGCGGCCTGCCCGATGTGTCGAACGCCATCTACCGTTGCCGTCACTGGCTTCGGCGCCGCCAGCCGGAGCACGTCGCCGCCCTGCACGGGCAAATCCCCGGACCTGCGGGGTTCGAGGGCCTTTACCCCTATTTCGCCATCGCCTGGCGGATGCTGGACGATGTCAAAGCCGACTGGCTCGAGCCTTCCGCCCTGGTGGCGGTCCACGATCTTGCCGGCGAGCTTCCGCCGCTGGCCGACCTGGCCGACCATCTGCGCGGGCTGCACAATCAGGTGCGCCAGCCGCTCGAGCAGTCGGTTCGTGGCGGCACCCAGACCGATGGCAATCTGCTGCTCCGCGCCGAGCCGATGGTGAAGGCGCTGCGGGAGGTGCTGGCGCGGACCATCGCAGACCATGTCGCGAGCTTGCCCCCCAGTGATGCTGCTCACCCTCAGCTCCGCCACCGCCGCGACCGGCCGGTGCGCTTTTCCGGCAGCTGGTCGGTGCGGCTGCAGTCGGGTGGGCACCACGACGCCCACGTCCATCCCGAGGGCTGGTTCAGTTCGGCACTGTACGTGGCGCTGCCGGAAAGGATGGGCGGGGACGACAAGGCCGGCTGGCTGGCGCTCGGCGCGCCGCAGGACAGCCTTGGCCTCGATCTTTCGCCGGTGCGGATGATCGAGCCCAAGCCGGGTCGACTGGTGCTCTTTCCGTCGACCATGTGGCACGGCACGGTTCCGTTCGCCGCGGGCGAGCGGCTGACGGTGGCGTTCGATGTGAAGGTGCCGGCCTGA
- a CDS encoding TonB-dependent receptor, whose amino-acid sequence MRHFTTRSLLLASTIAAGIAATPAAAQSNAPAPGNDTQATDEVVEATSDANQPTGDASEIVVTGSRIVRPNLTANSPIAVVTGEQTVAQGDITLDTYLNTLPQVNPSGTTTSNNPGNAGQANLNLRGLGSNRNLVLIDGRRPMVSATDQTVDLNTIPQGLIERIEVITGGAGAAYGADAISGVANIILRRNFEGLELRAGYSNSLPETDAMEYQISGVLGANFSDGRGNVVISGEFSDRQGLIKSQRAFASQATSTTGVPPTGRLIENNAIPQAAIDALFNGVYGVPLAQTPRSGLSQLHFNSDGTLFGSGTFNSPLNVSNYRYDPLGGDSAAANQNFFPDFYSYNFDAINLLVLPLTRRSAFVKANYEIDPKAEVFVQAGYTDYSSVQALAPTPIGVRIYNPATPGGASFATSPLINTGVFITNSVIPVTNPFIPAQLATLLAARTGDDTSLVGSGATEPFRFAIRTLGAGLRESTYDSTVTQALGGLRGEIVGDWRYEAYWSYGKTVIDRSAAGNINVQRLQQLLEAPDGGASLCAGGYNPFGVQPVSQACVDYLSVTGFTSTEFTQNVGQAFATGSLFALPAGNVRGVLGIEKRDFTYDFDPGALSGPIAGFNTASPVNGRNGFLDYFGELYVPLLKDQGFAKNLDVTFGYRRSRSNAENVRTAVETPKVWSNAYKIEASWQPIDPVRIRGSFQRSVRAPNFGELFSGGASFVSAFDPCSNGTNFRATRGTAGRDLCIQNGVGGGSIPASGPFTPTTAQINAFNGFAATPGLQVNTNFTGNINLKPEKANTFTVGGVFEALGIIGSIDYYNIKVSDKIFGPDTNLIIAACYGYLDGYNATLAATNDYCRSITRAGSNLSSVSPRVAIGGDGVNFLSVNQGIVKTSGIDVQLAWKIPTRFMGPKSQINFDTYVNYLINFKNEELPGVVLDYAGTVSYFGQGLGTSFPEWKGTANINWQVEPFTWSNRIRYIDAMKNRGLVQFAGESSSFTGVGSVWYFDTALQWDFLKRYTFRIGVNNLFNKQPPTYSPNVQSGTDPSLYDVVGRRGFVQARLKF is encoded by the coding sequence GTGCGTCACTTTACCACCCGATCGCTGCTGCTGGCGTCGACCATCGCAGCCGGCATCGCCGCCACTCCGGCTGCCGCGCAGAGCAATGCGCCTGCGCCGGGCAACGACACGCAAGCGACCGACGAAGTGGTCGAGGCGACCTCCGATGCCAACCAGCCCACCGGCGATGCGTCCGAGATCGTGGTCACCGGTTCACGCATCGTGCGTCCGAACCTTACTGCCAATTCGCCAATCGCGGTGGTGACGGGCGAGCAGACGGTCGCACAGGGCGACATCACGCTCGACACCTATCTGAACACCCTGCCGCAGGTGAACCCGTCGGGCACCACCACGTCGAACAACCCGGGCAATGCGGGTCAGGCGAACCTCAACCTTCGCGGTCTCGGTTCCAACCGTAACCTCGTGCTGATCGACGGTCGCCGGCCGATGGTGTCGGCGACCGACCAGACGGTCGACCTCAACACCATCCCGCAGGGCCTGATCGAGCGCATCGAGGTGATCACCGGCGGTGCCGGCGCCGCCTATGGTGCCGACGCCATCTCGGGTGTCGCCAACATCATCCTGCGCAGGAATTTCGAAGGTCTCGAGCTGCGCGCCGGCTACTCCAACTCGCTCCCCGAGACGGACGCGATGGAGTATCAGATCAGCGGTGTCCTCGGCGCCAACTTCTCGGATGGCCGCGGCAATGTGGTCATCTCGGGCGAATTCTCGGACCGCCAGGGCCTGATCAAGTCGCAGCGCGCCTTCGCCAGCCAGGCGACCTCGACCACCGGCGTTCCGCCGACGGGTAGGCTGATCGAAAACAACGCAATCCCGCAGGCCGCGATCGATGCGCTGTTCAACGGTGTCTATGGCGTGCCGCTCGCGCAGACGCCGCGTTCGGGCCTCAGTCAGCTGCACTTCAACAGCGACGGCACGCTGTTCGGCTCGGGTACCTTCAACAGCCCGCTGAACGTCAGCAACTATCGCTACGACCCGCTTGGTGGCGATTCCGCGGCGGCCAACCAGAACTTCTTCCCGGATTTCTATTCGTACAACTTCGACGCCATCAACCTGCTGGTCCTCCCGCTGACCCGCCGCTCGGCGTTCGTGAAGGCCAATTACGAGATCGATCCGAAGGCCGAAGTCTTCGTTCAGGCCGGCTACACCGACTATAGCTCGGTGCAGGCGCTGGCCCCGACCCCGATCGGCGTCCGCATCTACAATCCGGCGACGCCGGGCGGCGCCTCGTTTGCGACGTCGCCGCTGATCAACACCGGCGTGTTCATCACCAACTCGGTCATCCCCGTCACCAACCCGTTCATCCCGGCCCAACTCGCCACCCTGCTGGCGGCGCGTACCGGCGATGACACCAGCCTCGTCGGCTCGGGCGCGACGGAGCCGTTCCGCTTCGCCATCCGTACCCTTGGCGCAGGTCTGCGCGAGTCGACCTACGACAGCACCGTCACTCAGGCCCTCGGCGGCCTGCGCGGCGAGATCGTCGGCGACTGGCGCTACGAAGCCTATTGGAGCTACGGCAAGACGGTCATCGATCGTTCGGCAGCCGGCAACATCAACGTCCAGCGCCTGCAGCAGCTGCTCGAGGCTCCGGACGGCGGCGCCAGCCTCTGCGCCGGCGGCTACAATCCGTTCGGCGTCCAGCCGGTCAGCCAGGCCTGCGTCGACTATCTCAGCGTGACCGGCTTCACCTCGACCGAGTTCACCCAGAACGTCGGCCAGGCCTTCGCCACCGGTTCGCTGTTCGCCCTTCCGGCCGGCAACGTCCGCGGCGTGCTGGGCATCGAGAAGCGCGACTTCACCTACGATTTCGATCCGGGCGCCCTGTCCGGCCCGATCGCCGGCTTCAACACCGCAAGCCCGGTCAACGGCCGCAACGGCTTCCTCGACTACTTCGGCGAGCTCTATGTTCCGCTGCTGAAGGATCAGGGCTTCGCCAAGAACCTCGACGTCACCTTCGGCTATCGTCGTTCGCGCAGCAATGCCGAGAACGTCCGCACGGCCGTGGAGACTCCGAAGGTCTGGTCGAACGCCTACAAGATCGAGGCGAGCTGGCAGCCGATCGACCCGGTCCGCATCCGCGGCAGCTTCCAGCGTTCGGTCCGCGCGCCGAACTTCGGCGAGCTGTTCTCGGGCGGCGCCTCGTTCGTGTCGGCCTTCGACCCCTGCTCGAACGGCACCAATTTTCGCGCCACCCGTGGCACGGCCGGCCGTGACCTCTGCATCCAGAACGGCGTTGGCGGCGGCTCCATTCCCGCGAGCGGCCCCTTCACGCCCACGACGGCTCAGATCAACGCGTTCAACGGCTTCGCCGCGACGCCGGGCCTTCAGGTCAACACCAATTTCACCGGCAACATCAACCTGAAGCCGGAGAAGGCCAACACCTTCACCGTCGGCGGCGTGTTCGAGGCGCTGGGGATCATCGGCTCGATCGACTATTACAACATCAAGGTCAGCGACAAGATCTTCGGCCCGGACACGAACCTGATCATCGCCGCCTGCTACGGCTATCTTGATGGCTACAATGCGACCCTGGCGGCGACCAACGACTATTGCCGCTCGATCACCCGCGCTGGTTCGAACCTGTCGTCGGTGTCGCCTCGCGTCGCCATCGGCGGCGACGGCGTCAACTTCCTCAGCGTCAATCAGGGCATTGTGAAGACCAGCGGTATCGACGTGCAGCTGGCCTGGAAGATCCCGACGCGCTTCATGGGTCCGAAGTCGCAGATCAACTTCGATACCTACGTCAACTATCTGATCAACTTCAAGAATGAGGAACTGCCGGGCGTCGTTCTCGACTATGCCGGAACGGTCAGCTACTTCGGCCAGGGTCTCGGCACGAGCTTCCCCGAGTGGAAGGGCACTGCCAACATCAACTGGCAGGTCGAGCCGTTCACCTGGTCGAACCGCATCCGCTACATCGACGCGATGAAGAACCGTGGTCTGGTGCAGTTCGCGGGCGAGAGCTCGTCCTTCACCGGCGTCGGCTCGGTCTGGTACTTCGACACCGCGCTGCAGTGGGACTTCCTGAAGCGCTACACCTTCCGGATCGGCGTGAACAACCTGTTCAACAAGCAGCCGCCGACCTACTCGCCGAACGTGCAGTCGGGCACCGACCCGTCGCTCTACGACGTTGTCGGCCGCCGCGGCTTCGTCCAGGCTCGGCTGAAGTTCTAA
- a CDS encoding DUF2093 domain-containing protein: MLMQGSGREARIHYMAGTFRLLSDGDHVRCAVTGARISLDQLRYWSVARQEPYVDAAASFTAEGRAR, from the coding sequence ATGCTGATGCAGGGCAGCGGGCGCGAGGCGCGCATCCACTATATGGCCGGCACCTTCCGCCTGCTGAGCGACGGCGATCATGTCCGCTGCGCCGTCACCGGGGCCAGGATCTCGCTCGACCAGCTGCGCTACTGGAGCGTCGCCCGGCAAGAGCCCTATGTCGACGCCGCCGCGAGCTTCACCGCCGAGGGCCGCGCCCGCTAG